One window of Deltaproteobacteria bacterium genomic DNA carries:
- a CDS encoding 50S ribosomal protein L25, whose protein sequence is MAMVELAADRRSGTGKEINRKRRSGGRIPGVIYGKGLETRSIEFDRKSLEKFLDTARHGTVVVRMTVRDGSEGVESFAVLKEVQTNPLTDSVTHVDFYEVALGQKFRVEVPVRIRGKAAGIEMGGILEVVMRSIEVECTPDHVPEFIEVDVTSLGIGQSLTLSNVKFPEGVVPTEKDLRQTVASVHTPKAEAAPVAEAVEGEAAEGASVAEVAEKEEPAKKEKKEKKEKE, encoded by the coding sequence ATGGCAATGGTGGAGTTGGCGGCGGACCGCCGCAGCGGAACGGGAAAAGAGATCAACCGGAAGCGCCGCTCCGGTGGAAGGATCCCCGGCGTCATCTACGGGAAGGGTCTCGAGACGCGGTCGATCGAGTTCGATCGGAAGTCGCTCGAGAAGTTCCTCGACACGGCCCGGCACGGGACGGTGGTCGTCCGGATGACCGTGCGGGACGGCTCGGAAGGGGTGGAGTCGTTCGCGGTCCTGAAGGAGGTGCAGACCAACCCCCTGACGGACAGCGTGACCCACGTAGACTTCTACGAGGTCGCCCTCGGACAGAAGTTCCGCGTCGAGGTGCCCGTCCGGATCCGGGGGAAGGCGGCCGGGATCGAGATGGGCGGGATCCTGGAGGTGGTCATGCGGAGCATCGAGGTGGAGTGCACGCCCGACCACGTGCCCGAATTCATCGAGGTCGACGTGACCTCCCTGGGGATCGGCCAGTCCCTCACGCTTTCGAACGTGAAGTTCCCCGAGGGCGTCGTCCCGACCGAGAAGGATCTGCGCCAGACCGTGGCGTCCGTCCACACGCCGAAGGCCGAGGCGGCCCCGGTGGCCGAGGCGGTCGAGGGCGAGGCGGCGGAGGGAGCGAGCGTGGCGGAAGTCGCCGAGAAGGAAGAGCCCGCGAAGAAGGAAAAGAAGGAAAAGAAAGAGAAGGAGTAA
- a CDS encoding aminoacyl-tRNA hydrolase, with the protein MIVGLGNPGRRYAATLHNAGFLAVDRIAAGMGVRWRAAGDAQQGAGELEGLRVVLVKPGTFMNLSGAAVAPLFRKHADGPEEMVVVHDDLDLPFGSVRLKRGGGTGGHNGLRSLREALGTSAFLRIRVGIGRPPAGVDPAEYVLTPPDPDRKRAFDEAVAGACTAAADIARLGFDKAMTRWNSKARTPRTESPAGNILLAPGKSSGGSISRKEATPHDDTEEV; encoded by the coding sequence CTGATCGTCGGACTCGGGAACCCGGGAAGGCGGTACGCCGCGACGCTCCACAACGCGGGGTTCCTCGCGGTCGACCGCATCGCGGCCGGGATGGGCGTCCGGTGGCGCGCCGCGGGGGACGCGCAGCAGGGCGCGGGCGAGCTGGAAGGGCTCCGGGTGGTCCTCGTGAAGCCGGGGACGTTCATGAACCTCTCCGGCGCGGCGGTGGCGCCGCTGTTCCGGAAGCACGCCGACGGCCCCGAGGAGATGGTGGTCGTCCACGACGACCTGGATCTTCCGTTCGGGTCGGTGCGGCTCAAGCGCGGCGGGGGGACGGGCGGGCACAACGGCCTTCGCTCCCTGCGGGAGGCGCTCGGGACGTCGGCGTTCCTCCGGATCCGGGTGGGGATCGGGCGCCCCCCGGCGGGCGTGGACCCCGCGGAGTACGTGTTGACGCCCCCGGACCCCGACCGGAAGCGGGCGTTCGACGAGGCGGTCGCGGGCGCCTGCACGGCCGCCGCCGACATCGCCCGGCTCGGTTTCGACAAGGCCATGACGCGCTGGAACTCGAAGGCGCGAACCCCCCGCACGGAATCCCCGGCGGGGAACATACTCCTTGCTCCCGGCAAGTCGTCCGGGGGCTCGATCAGCCGAAAGGAGGCTACACCGCACGATGACACCGAAGAGGTATGA
- the rpsF gene encoding 30S ribosomal protein S6: MTPKRYETAILFDPELPEDQRKEFLGKLSGVVAAFQGEVLKTDDWGNRKLAYPIRKRSNAFYTFLLYTGSRGVVEEVERNIKIFDGILRHLTTIHTAELKAKAAPAAAPEGEATAAPEAPASEPTPQPPAGQ, from the coding sequence ATGACACCGAAGAGGTATGAAACCGCCATCCTGTTCGACCCCGAACTCCCGGAGGACCAGAGGAAGGAGTTCCTCGGCAAGCTCTCCGGGGTGGTCGCCGCCTTCCAGGGCGAGGTCCTGAAGACCGACGACTGGGGGAACCGCAAGCTCGCCTACCCCATCCGCAAGAGAAGCAACGCCTTCTACACCTTCCTCCTCTACACCGGCTCCCGCGGCGTGGTGGAGGAGGTGGAACGCAACATCAAGATCTTCGACGGGATCCTGCGGCACCTGACCACCATCCACACCGCGGAGCTCAAGGCCAAGGCCGCGCCCGCCGCCGCCCCGGAAGGGGAGGCGACCGCCGCGCCGGAGGCGCCCGCGTCCGAACCGACGCCGCAGCCGCCGGCCGGGCAGTGA
- the ssb gene encoding single-stranded DNA-binding protein has translation MVAFNRVILAGNLVRDPETRFIPSGTAVTEFAIAVNSRYRSKATNEVKEDVSYFDIVVFGKMGENCAEYLSKGRPVLVEGRLRQRRWEADGVKRNKIEILADNVQFLGGPRGSAAEGAPASAPAPEAPDDDIPF, from the coding sequence ATGGTAGCCTTCAACCGCGTCATCCTCGCGGGGAACCTCGTGAGGGATCCGGAAACCCGCTTCATACCGTCGGGGACGGCGGTCACGGAATTCGCCATCGCGGTGAACTCCCGCTACCGGTCGAAGGCGACGAACGAGGTCAAGGAGGATGTGTCCTACTTCGACATCGTCGTTTTCGGCAAGATGGGCGAGAATTGCGCCGAGTACCTGTCCAAGGGGCGGCCGGTCCTCGTCGAGGGGAGGCTGCGCCAGCGCCGCTGGGAAGCCGACGGGGTGAAGCGGAACAAGATCGAGATCCTGGCGGACAACGTCCAGTTCCTCGGCGGTCCGCGCGGATCGGCCGCGGAAGGCGCCCCGGCATCGGCCCCCGCGCCGGAAGCGCCCGACGACGATATCCCATTCTAA
- a CDS encoding 30S ribosomal protein S18 — MSTPYKPRPSGGRDDRGPGGKKRYVRKKFCRFCAEKELQIDYKNAYMIRQFVSERGKIVPRRITGNCATHQRKLTVEIKKARVVALIPFTATQVR, encoded by the coding sequence ATGAGCACCCCGTACAAGCCCCGCCCGTCCGGCGGACGCGACGACCGCGGCCCCGGCGGGAAGAAGCGATACGTCCGGAAGAAGTTCTGCCGTTTCTGCGCCGAGAAGGAGTTGCAGATCGACTACAAGAACGCCTACATGATCCGCCAGTTCGTCTCCGAGCGCGGGAAGATCGTCCCCCGGCGGATCACCGGCAACTGCGCCACGCACCAGCGGAAGCTGACGGTGGAGATCAAGAAGGCGCGCGTCGTCGCGCTGATCCCGTTCACCGCCACCCAGGTCCGGTAG
- a CDS encoding 50S ribosomal protein L9, with translation MKVILREDVEKLGKAGEVVKVADGYGRNYLIPRKLAVLADLRNMKALDHDRRVIETRAKKTRKTAVAAAERISALSLTLPAKAGEEGKLFGAITSRDIAEALAAAGVEVDRKSVQLAEPIKQLGDYKVKVRVAAEVVPEISIRVVSEG, from the coding sequence ATGAAGGTCATTCTGCGCGAGGACGTCGAGAAGCTGGGAAAGGCCGGCGAGGTCGTGAAGGTCGCCGACGGATACGGGAGGAACTACCTCATCCCGCGGAAACTGGCGGTCCTGGCCGACCTCCGGAACATGAAGGCGCTGGACCACGACCGCCGGGTGATCGAGACGCGCGCGAAAAAGACGCGCAAGACCGCCGTGGCGGCCGCGGAGAGGATCTCCGCCCTGTCCCTGACCCTCCCCGCGAAGGCGGGGGAGGAGGGGAAGCTGTTCGGGGCCATCACTTCCCGGGACATCGCGGAGGCGCTGGCCGCCGCCGGGGTGGAAGTCGACCGCAAGTCGGTGCAGCTCGCCGAGCCGATCAAGCAGCTGGGCGACTACAAGGTGAAGGTCCGGGTCGCCGCCGAGGTCGTGCCGGAGATCTCGATCCGCGTGGTGTCGGAAGGATAG